Part of the Subtercola frigoramans genome, CACCACCTGCACCAAACGCTTCACAGCTCGACCCGCTTCACAGCACGAAACCGGGTGTCGCTCCCTCTTCTTGAGGGAGGGCACCCGGTTTCTGCGTGAACGGTGTGAACGCTCAGCTGTCGGTGAGCAGATCCTCGCGCACCCTGCGGCGCAGCACCTTGCCGATGAGCGAGGTGGGAAGCTCGTCGATGACCACGATTCGCCGGGGCACCTTGTAGGCCGTCAGGTGGTCGCGACAGAAGTCCCGGATGCTCTTCTCTTCGAACTTCGCACCCTTCACCAGCACGACCGCAGCGACGACGTCCTCACTCCCGCCGGCACCGGGCAGTCCGACCACCGCGGCGTCCTTCACACTCGGGTGAAGGCGCACCGCCTCCTCGACCTCCGACGGCGAGACGTTGAATCCGCCAGTGATGATGAGCTCTTTGATGCGGTCGACGACCGTGACGAACCCTTCGGCGTCACTGGTCACGATGTCACCCGTGCGGAACCAGCCGTCCTCGATCAGCACGTCACGCGTCTGGTCGGGCTTCTGCCAGTATCCGGCGAAGACCTGCGGACCCCGGATCAGGAGTTCCCCCGCTTCGCCCTGGGGCAGGTCGAGCGTCGGGTCTTCGCGGTCGACGATGCGGATCTCCGTGCTGGGGAACGGCACACCGATCGTGCCAGCCTTACGAGTCGGCCCGACGGGATTGCCGAGCGCCACGGGAGAGGTCTCGGTGAGGCCGTAGCCTTCAACAAGGATGCCGCCGGTGACCTCTTCCCATAAAGTGACGGTCGAAGCCGGCAGGGTCATCGCGCCAGAGATCGCAAACCGGATACCGTGAAGATCGACGCCTCGGTCCCTGGCCGTCTGGGCGAGCTTCTGGTAGATCGGCGGCACGGCGGGCAGGAACGTCGGGGGGTGCTTCTTCGCGGCGCGAAGAACCAGGTCGACGTCGAACCGGGGAAACAAGACGAGCCGCGCTCCCGCGCTCATGGCAAACGTCAGGCAGAGCGTGAGCCCATAGGCGTGGAACATCGGGAGGGCACCGTAGACGACTTCGCCCCCTTCGCGGAGTTCTGGCAGCCAGGCGCGCCCCTGCAGGGCATTGGCGTGCAGGTTGAGGTGGGTCAGCATCGCGCCTTTCGGGCTGCCGGTCGTGCCACTGGTGTACTGGAGAAGAGCAAGGTCTTCTCTCGTGGGCCCGGGAACCGAATCCTTGATCCGTCGATGATTGAGCAG contains:
- a CDS encoding long-chain-fatty-acid--CoA ligase; protein product: MSTTEYTNGESSRSDGTAPAGPDSARVVSGSAPLRANNLADRPWLASYAPGVPTDIELPEGSLSDLIRTSVKTYGPQIALEFFGAETTYNQLGEQIDRAAEGLRRLGVKHGDRVALVLPNCPQHIAAFYAVLRLGAIVIEHNPLYTPKELRHQFEDHGARVVIAWDRVCETIQKMPDDLAVEHLISVDLTEGMPLHTRIALRLPVRKARQARDALHGVARHTTAWKTLLNHRRIKDSVPGPTREDLALLQYTSGTTGSPKGAMLTHLNLHANALQGRAWLPELREGGEVVYGALPMFHAYGLTLCLTFAMSAGARLVLFPRFDVDLVLRAAKKHPPTFLPAVPPIYQKLAQTARDRGVDLHGIRFAISGAMTLPASTVTLWEEVTGGILVEGYGLTETSPVALGNPVGPTRKAGTIGVPFPSTEIRIVDREDPTLDLPQGEAGELLIRGPQVFAGYWQKPDQTRDVLIEDGWFRTGDIVTSDAEGFVTVVDRIKELIITGGFNVSPSEVEEAVRLHPSVKDAAVVGLPGAGGSEDVVAAVVLVKGAKFEEKSIRDFCRDHLTAYKVPRRIVVIDELPTSLIGKVLRRRVREDLLTDS